The Drosophila biarmipes strain raj3 chromosome 2L, RU_DBia_V1.1, whole genome shotgun sequence genome has a window encoding:
- the LOC108033302 gene encoding 60 kDa heat shock protein homolog 2, mitochondrial, producing MMRMFTGSLRRTAGINHVLLARSYAKDVKFGPEVRAMMLQGVDVLADAVAVTMGPKGRNVIIEQSWGSPKITKDGVTVAKSIALKDKFQNIGAKLVQDVANNTNEEAGDGTTTATVLARAIAKEGFEKISRGANPVEIRRGVMLAIENVKDNLRKMSRPVSTPEEICQVATISANGDKSVGNLISEAIKKVGRDGVITVKDGKTLCDELEVIEGMKFDRGYISPYFINTSKGAKAEFQDALLLFCEKKIKSAQSIVPALELANSQRRPLVIIAEDLEAEALSTMVVNRLKVGLQVCAVKAPGFGDNRKEMLADMAVATGGIVFGDEGNLVRLEDVKMSDFGRVGEVLVTKDDTMLLKGKGQKAEVAKRVEGLREAIKESTSSYEKDKMQERLARLSSGVALLRVGGSSDVEVSEKKDRVHDALNATRAAVEEGIVPGGGTALLRCIQKLNDLKGANEDQNMGIEIIRRALRMPCLTIAKNAGVDGAMVVAKVEILDGDYGYDALKGEFGNMIERGIIDPTKVVRTAISDAAGVASLLTTAEAVVTELPLEEAAAAGAAAGLGALGGMGMGGMGM from the coding sequence ATGATGCGCATGTTCACCGGCTCCCTGCGGCGCACTGCCGGGATTAATCATGTCCTGTTGGCGCGTTCCTACGCCAAGGATGTGAAGTTCGGTCCCGAGGTAAGGGCCATGATGCTGCAAGGAGTGGACGTCCTGGCAGATGCGGTGGCCGTGACCATGGGACCAAAGGGACGCAACGTGATCATCGAGCAGAGCTGGGGCTCCCCGAAGATCACCAAGGATGGCGTGACGGTGGCCAAGTCGATCGCCCTGAAGGACAAGTTCCAAAACATCGGGGCCAAGCTGGTCCAGGATGTGGCCAATAATACGAACGAGGAGGCAGGTGACGGGACCACCACTGCCACCGTTCTGGCCCGCGCCATTGCCAAGGAAGGCTTCGAGAAGATTTCGCGGGGAGCCAACCCGGTGGAGATCCGGCGAGGCGTGATGCTGGCCATCGAGAATGTAAAGGACAACCTGAGGAAAATGTCCCGTCCTGTCAGCACTCCCGAGGAGATCTGCCAGGTGGCGACCATCTCGGCTAATGGGGATAAGTCGGTGGGCAACCTCATCAGCGAAGCCATCAAGAAGGTAGGACGCGACGGGGTGATCACGGTGAAGGATGGAAAGACCCTATGCGACGAGCTGGAGGTGATCGAGGGCATGAAGTTCGACCGGGGTTATATATCCCCCTACTTTATCAACACCTCCAAGGGAGCCAAGGCAGAGTTCCAGGACGCCCTGCTGCTCTTCTGCGAGAAGAAAATTAAGTCGGCCCAGAGCATTGTTCCAGCTCTGGAGTTGGCCAACTCCCAGCGCAGGCCACTGGTCATCATTGCCGAGGATCTGGAGGCAGAGGCTCTGAGCACCATGGTGGTCAATAGGCTGAAGGTGGGTCTCCAGGTGTGCGCGGTGAAGGCTCCAGGATTCGGGGACAACCGCAAGGAGATGCTGGCTGACATGGCCGTGGCCACTGGGGGAATAGTGTTCGGGGACGAAGGAAACCTGGTGCGTCTGGAGGACGTTAAGATGAGCGATTTTGGACGCGTCGGCGAAGTGTTGGTCACCAAGGACGACACCATGCTGCTGAAGGGCAAGGGCCAGAAGGCGGAGGTGGCCAAGCGAGTCGAGGGTCTGCGAGAGGCCATCAAGGAGTCTACTTCTTCTTACGAGAAGGATAAGATGCAGGAGCGACTGGCGCGCCTTTCCTCTGGAGTGGCCCTGCTTCGAGTGGGAGGCTCCAGCGATGTGGAGGTGAGCGAGAAGAAGGATCGTGTCCACGATGCCTTGAATGCTACCCGGGCGGCCGTGGAGGAGGGAATTGTGCCCGGTGGGGGAACCGCCCTGCTGCGCTGCATCCAAAAGCTAAACGATCTGAAGGGCGCCAACGAGGACCAGAACATGGGCATCGAGATCATCCGGCGGGCGCTGAGAATGCCGTGCTTGACTATTGCCAAAAACGCAGGAGTGGATGGCGCCATGGTGGTGGCCAAGGTGGAGATCCTGGACGGGGACTACGGGTACGATGCCCTGAAGGGCGAGTTCGGCAACATGATCGAGCGGGGCATCATCGACCCCACCAAGGTGGTGCGAACGGCCATCTCGGACGCCGCCGGAGTCGCCTCGCTCCTGACCACCGCCGAGGCAGTGGTCACCGAGCTGCCCCTGGAGGAGGCCGCTGCTGCCGGAGCCGCAGCCGGTTTGGGTGCCCTCgggggcatgggcatgggcggAATGGGTATGTAG
- the LOC108033531 gene encoding FUN14 domain-containing protein fndc-1, which yields MSDLPMVKSTMNNLTQRSPYSQIGMGAAGGFLTGYVLLKASKLVAVAAGGTILAIELALQAGLVRVDVLKIMSQSQDQDQLGGQLQVTGEGMHLIRVQELGDKARKVCATSGRLCVAFFGGFLLGFGWA from the exons ATGAGTGACTTACCGATGGTGAAGAGTA CTATGAATAACCTGACCCAGAGATCGCCTTATAGCCAGATCGGAATGGGTGCTGCCGGGGGCTTTCTAACTGGCTATGTGCTTCTAAAGGCCAGCAAATTGGTGGCCGTGGCTGCAGGTGGCACCATCCTGGCGATCGAGCTAGCTCTGCAGGCGGGCTTGGTCAGGGTGGACGTGCTCAAGATAATGTCGCAATCTCAGGATCAGGATCAACTTGGTGGGCAGCTGCAAGTCACCGGCGAGGGGATGCATCTCATCCGTGTGCAAGAACTCGGGGACAAGGCCAGGAAAGTGTGTGCCACCAGCGGTCGTCTGTGTGTGGCCTTCTTCGGTGGCTTTCTACTCGGCTTTGGCTGGGCCTAA